The following proteins are encoded in a genomic region of Cherax quadricarinatus isolate ZL_2023a chromosome 5, ASM3850222v1, whole genome shotgun sequence:
- the LOC128684816 gene encoding glycerate kinase isoform X1 — translation MRSLTMAAKILGGSAQENIAKIKKAFLDGVNTVQPHELIGKSIKQDTDKLFINGTKYDLHHNVYVIGFGKAVIGMVKPIQLALVTSDGGSHLKGGIVSVPLGIQKSLADKPHMLPNECSCLEILEGAKDNIPDEAAFAAAKKIVSLLEKLSEEDLLLVLISGGGSALLPYPIPPLSLNEKSEMTKSLSRAGATITELNTVRKELSLTKGGGLAELTKARIVSFILSDIINNPLDMIASGPTVPNRDTPGAAEKILKKYNISTKDYVKKIIQRKRIHSSMLEFPHVINHIIGSNETALLGVEASLSSQTSSPCLSLILTSSLKGEASKIGTKMAELVVAITQILCGSEDELCDELLLDLCVTVDKKKAITETLQNSSEIKCPIWLIFGGETTVTVQGSGRGGRNQEMVLSTSVALEEELRGSKFVGEIMFLSGGTDGIDGPTDAAGAFTYWCSSNSGIKSQVQEAQLQGLVPEDFLGVNDSYTYFSQLSSGQFLLKPGHTGTNVMDLQILLINPKL, via the exons ATGAGAAGTCTTACCATGGCTGCCAAAATTCTAGGAGGTAGCGCACaagaaaatattgcaaaaattaaAAAGGCTTTCTTGGATGGTGTGAATACTGTTCAGCCACATGAACTTATTGGAAAATCCATAAAACAAGACACAGATAAATTGTTTATTAATGGTACAAAATATGACCTTCACCATAATGTATATGTTATTGGATTTGGAAAAGCTGTTATTGGAATGGTGAAGCCCATTCAGTTAGCCCTGGTGACATCAGATGGTGGGTCCCACCTGAAGGGAGGAATTGTAAGTGTTCCACTTGGAATTCAGAAATCACTAGCAGATAAACCACATATGCTACCAAATGAGTGCTCATGCCTTGAGATTTTGGAAGGAGCCAAAGACAATATACCAGATGAAGCTGCATTTGCTGCAGCAAAAAAAATAGTTTCACTATTAGAGAAATTAAGCGAGGAAGACCTTTTATTAGTTTTGATATCAGGTGGAGGCTCAGCTCTCCTGCCATATCCAATTCCTCCTCTTTCATTAAATGAGAAAAGTGAAATGACTAAATCACTGAGCCGTGCAGGGGCAACTATCACTGAGCTCAATACAGTGCGAAAAGAACTCTCTTTAACAAAGGGCGGGGGACTAGCAGAATTAACAAAAGCAAGGATTGTTTCTTTTATCCTGTCAGATATTATCAACAACCCCCTTGATATGATTGCTAGTGGGCCAACTGTGCCTAACAGGGATACTCCTGGAGCTGCTGAGAAGATTCTTAAAAAGTATAATATATCAACTAAAGATTATGTTAAGAAAATTATTCAGAGGAAAAGAATACATTCTTCAATGTTAGAATTTCCACATGTCATTAACCATATTATAGGAAGCAATGAAACAGCCTTACTAGGTGTTGAAGCTTCATTATCCTCTCAGACTAGCAGTCCTTGCCTTTCATTAATCCTCACATCATCCCTTAAAGGTGAAGCTTCAAAAATTGGTACAAAAATGGCAGAATTAGTAGTAGCCATAACTCAGATATTATGTGGTAGTGAGGATGAGCTATGTGATGAATTACTCTTGGatttgtgtgtcactgttgataaAAAGAAAGCTATCACAGAAACCTTGCAAAATAGTTCTGAAATAAAGTGTCCCATATGGCTAATATTTGGTGGTGAGACCACTGTTACTGTCCAAGGTTCAGGTCGAGGAGGAAGAAATCAAGAGATGGTCCTTTCTACTAGTGTGGCTCTAGAGGAG GAGCTGCGAGGATCAAAATTTGTTGGAGAAATCATGTTTTTGTCTGGTGGAACAGATGGCATTGACGGTCCTACTGATGCAGCTGGAGCCTTCACATACTGGTGCTCCTCAAACTCTGGCATTAA ATCACAAGTACAGGAGGCTCAGCTGCAAGGTCTTGTTCCAGAAGACTTTCTTGGTGTCAATGATTCTTATACGTACTTCAGTCAACTGAGCTCAGGACAGTTTCTTCTCAAGCCTGGTCATACTGGAACCAATGTTATGGACCTGCAAATCCTACTCATTAATCCCAAATTGTGA
- the LOC128684816 gene encoding glycerate kinase isoform X2 → MRSLTMAAKILGGSAQENIAKIKKAFLDGVNTVQPHELIGKSIKQDTDKLFINGTKYDLHHNVYVIGFGKAVIGMVKPIQLALVTSDGGSHLKGGIVSVPLGIQKSLADKPHMLPNECSCLEILEGAKDNIPDEAAFAAAKKIVSLLEKLSEEDLLLVLISGGGSALLPYPIPPLSLNEKSEMTKSLSRAGATITELNTVRKELSLTKGGGLAELTKARIVSFILSDIINNPLDMIASGPTVPNRDTPGAAEKILKKYNISTKDYVKKIIQRKRIHSSMLEFPHVINHIIGSNETALLGVEASLSSQTSSPCLSLILTSSLKGEASKIGTKMAELVVAITQILCGSEDELCDELLLDLCVTVDKKKAITETLQNSSEIKCPIWLIFGGETTVTVQGSGRGGRNQEMVLSTSVALEEITSTGGSAARSCSRRLSWCQ, encoded by the exons ATGAGAAGTCTTACCATGGCTGCCAAAATTCTAGGAGGTAGCGCACaagaaaatattgcaaaaattaaAAAGGCTTTCTTGGATGGTGTGAATACTGTTCAGCCACATGAACTTATTGGAAAATCCATAAAACAAGACACAGATAAATTGTTTATTAATGGTACAAAATATGACCTTCACCATAATGTATATGTTATTGGATTTGGAAAAGCTGTTATTGGAATGGTGAAGCCCATTCAGTTAGCCCTGGTGACATCAGATGGTGGGTCCCACCTGAAGGGAGGAATTGTAAGTGTTCCACTTGGAATTCAGAAATCACTAGCAGATAAACCACATATGCTACCAAATGAGTGCTCATGCCTTGAGATTTTGGAAGGAGCCAAAGACAATATACCAGATGAAGCTGCATTTGCTGCAGCAAAAAAAATAGTTTCACTATTAGAGAAATTAAGCGAGGAAGACCTTTTATTAGTTTTGATATCAGGTGGAGGCTCAGCTCTCCTGCCATATCCAATTCCTCCTCTTTCATTAAATGAGAAAAGTGAAATGACTAAATCACTGAGCCGTGCAGGGGCAACTATCACTGAGCTCAATACAGTGCGAAAAGAACTCTCTTTAACAAAGGGCGGGGGACTAGCAGAATTAACAAAAGCAAGGATTGTTTCTTTTATCCTGTCAGATATTATCAACAACCCCCTTGATATGATTGCTAGTGGGCCAACTGTGCCTAACAGGGATACTCCTGGAGCTGCTGAGAAGATTCTTAAAAAGTATAATATATCAACTAAAGATTATGTTAAGAAAATTATTCAGAGGAAAAGAATACATTCTTCAATGTTAGAATTTCCACATGTCATTAACCATATTATAGGAAGCAATGAAACAGCCTTACTAGGTGTTGAAGCTTCATTATCCTCTCAGACTAGCAGTCCTTGCCTTTCATTAATCCTCACATCATCCCTTAAAGGTGAAGCTTCAAAAATTGGTACAAAAATGGCAGAATTAGTAGTAGCCATAACTCAGATATTATGTGGTAGTGAGGATGAGCTATGTGATGAATTACTCTTGGatttgtgtgtcactgttgataaAAAGAAAGCTATCACAGAAACCTTGCAAAATAGTTCTGAAATAAAGTGTCCCATATGGCTAATATTTGGTGGTGAGACCACTGTTACTGTCCAAGGTTCAGGTCGAGGAGGAAGAAATCAAGAGATGGTCCTTTCTACTAGTGTGGCTCTAGAGGAG ATCACAAGTACAGGAGGCTCAGCTGCAAGGTCTTGTTCCAGAAGACTTTCTTGGTGTCAATGA